The Pecten maximus chromosome 12, xPecMax1.1, whole genome shotgun sequence genome includes a region encoding these proteins:
- the LOC117339123 gene encoding cytochrome P450 3A24-like: protein MLSTVLCVIALALLVAFYRQRRAKMQVFGRMGIPGPRPHFLFGNLLSFFRKSFYIKYQEWYREYGKTFGYFEGPTAVLVTTNMELLHEVFVKQFKKFHARKVFPVQVDPDKDENVHMFFARGERWRRLRSIINPAFSTMKMRNMTPMINTRIDHLMALVDTHGRNGDDFDVYDIFQRLTMDTIAECGLGLKNSSLKNPDDCWLKHSRKVITDTTKRPFLFLLGFIFPKFHELWITIYKLLGYLSFNPVFWLEKQIQEIVHKRKDSPQVDKVDLLHLMLNSEYDPTTGLEELDASDKMIRKRLLTTEELTAQSLLFLLAGYETTSTTLAYIVYEMAVNPEVQTTLQEEIDRYFPDQADNPTYDAIQRMEYLDMVWCETLRKCPLASTVVARECMENCTIEGVKLTKGMLIHANVWALHYNAELWGEDPDQFVPERFSAERKKKRNPMAWMPFGSGPRTCVGLRLAQLQGKMAMIRLFKNYRIVPSEKLSIPLKYVEGATIIPQNGVTIRAYRRNLDDSRDK, encoded by the exons ATGCTGTCTACGGTGCTCTGTGTGATCGCGTTGGCTCTCCTCGTTGcattttacag GCAACGGAGAGCGAAAATGCAAGTGTTTGGTCGGATGGGAATACCTGGGCCTCGACCACATTTTTTATTTGGGAATCTGTTATCTTTTTTCCGCAAA AGcttttatattaaatatcagGAGTGGTACAGGGAGTATGGGAAAACTTTTGG GTACTTTGAGGGCCCCACTGCAGTTCTGGTTACTACAAATATGGAACTATTGCATGAAGTGTTTGTCAAGCAGTTCAAAAAATTCCATGCGAGAAAA GTTTTTCCAGTTCAGGTCGATCCTGACAAGGATGAAAATGTCCACATGTTTTTTGCTAGAGGCGAGCGATGGCGACGTCTAAGATCTATCATCAATCCAGCTTTCAGTACGATGAAAATGCGTAAC ATGACGCCGATGATAAACACTCGAATTGATCATCTTATGGCATTGGTGGATACCCATGGACGAAATGGAGACGATTTCGATGTTTACGA TATATTTCAAAGACTTACCATGGATACTATAGCGGAATGTGGACTTGGTCTTAAAAATAGCTCTCTCAAAAATCCAGACGATTGCTGGCTCAAGCACTCACGGAAGGTCATTACGGACACCACGAAACGTCCCTTCCTTTTCCTGCTCGGAT TTATTTTCCCAAAATTCCATGAGCTTTGGATCACGATATACAAACTATTAGGCTATCTGTCATTCAACCCAGTGTTTTGGTTAGAAAAACAGATCCAGGAAATCGTCCACAAGAGAAAAGACTCACCGCAG GTTGACAAAGTGGACCTGCTGCATTTGATGTTGAACTCGGAATACGATCCTACTACTGGTCTCGAGGAGTTAGACGCATCAGACAAGATGATTCGGAAGAGACTTCTCACCACTGAG GAATTGACAGCTCAATCTCTCCTTTTCCTTTTGGCTGGATATGAGACAACAAGCACTACTCTCGCATATATTGTATACGAAATGGCTGTCAATCCAGAGGTTCAGACAACACTTCAAGAGGAAATCGACAGATATTTTCCAGACCAG GCAGATAACCCGACATATGATGCCATTCAACGGATGGAGTACCTAGATATGGTTTGGTGTGAAACATTGAGAAAATGTCCACTCGCTAGCAC TGTTGTTGCTCGTGAATGCATGGAAAATTGTACGATTGAGGGAGTCAAGCTTACAAAAGGGATGCTTATACATGCTAATGTGTGGGCTCTTCATTATAACGCTGAGCTGTGGGGAGAAGATCCGGATCAATTTGTGCCCGAAAg GTTTTCAGCCGAACGAAAAAAGAAGAGAAATCCAATGGCTTGGATGCCCTTTGGAAGTGGGCCTCGCACATGTGTCGGGCTCCGACTGGCCCAATTACAGGGTAAAATGGCAATGATTAGACTGTTTAAGAACTATAGAATCGTGCCGTCCGAGAAACTTTCAATCCCGCTGAAGTACGTGGAGGGAGCAACAATTATTCCTCAAAACGGGGTGACGATCAGAGCTTACAGACGAAACCTCGATGACAGTAGAGACAAATAG